The Mercurialis annua linkage group LG8, ddMerAnnu1.2, whole genome shotgun sequence genome window below encodes:
- the LOC126660061 gene encoding uncharacterized N-acetyltransferase ycf52, which yields MMMMQIPIPIPMPMGCHSNSNSNGRGCKTSMEIKWANSRGRGKRRVPIYISVNPSHVNPLHLRDLFASCNHSSAAVDLNKLRLALSHTSLLVSVFANLQHSPPPFLPFPVGMVSPSKSQLIGFGRAVSDLGLTASIYDVVVIPPMRRMGIGKMIVHKIIRILTSKDIYDIAALCSADQRLFFGACGFGDDILGSTTMMYAQPQEGAAPLADKALSTSQD from the exons atgatgatgatgcagATTCCGATTCCGATTCCGATGCCGATGGGGTGtcattcaaattcaaattcaaatggtAGGGGTTGCAAAACGAGCATGGAAATAAAATGGGCAAACAGCAGAGGAAGAGGCAAAAGAAGAGTACCCATTTACATCTCCGTTAATCCATCTCATGTTAACCCACTGCACCTCAGGGACCTCTTCGCCTCCTGCAACCACTCTTCAGCAGCTGTTGATTTAAATAAGCTCCGTCTCGCCCTCTCCCATACCTCTCTTCTCGTCTCCGTCTTTGCCAATTTACAGCATTCACCTCCTCCGTTTCTTCCTTTCCCTGTGGGTATGGTGTCTCCCTCCAAGTCCCAGCTCATTGGCTTTGGCCGCGCTGTTTCTGATTTGGGATTGACTGCTTCCATCTACGATGTTGTG GTTATCCCTCCCATGCGCAGAATGGGAATTGGAAAGATGATTGTTCACAAAATCATTAG AATTCTCACCAGTAAAGACATTTATGATATTGCCGCCCTTTGTTCTGCCGATCAGAG GTTGTTCTTTGGAGCATGTGGTTTTGGAGATGACATATTGGGTTCCACTACAATGATGTATGCTCAACCACAAGAAGGTGCTGCTCCACTAGCTGATAAGGCCCTTTCAACTTCGCAAGACTAG